Proteins from a genomic interval of Microbacterium abyssi:
- a CDS encoding MFS transporter, whose amino-acid sequence MTAPDFAGHVPGSRSYRRLIAGLFCAGVATFAQLYSLQAVLPQVSDDLGVAPSTAALTVSAATLGIAAAVIPWSMVADRIGRIPAMAIGILAATAFGLAAPLSTGIEMLLALRAAEGVALGAVPAVALAYLSEEVHVRHVARAAGSYTAGTTVGGLSGRLIAGPLGEAFDWRIGVWSATVLCAIAATMFLWLSPRARRFVAGRHRADAGPGKLARLAGGLRSPQLLALYAQGFLLMGAFVAVYNYLGFHLIAPPFLLPMWLVTLLFLAYLAGTVSSPWAGALASRYGRRRILLSAIGVFGLGVALMLVPHPVVLLIGLVIFTGGFFGAHAIASSWAPVIADPGSRAQAPSLYYFAYYAGSSLFGWVLGIVFGGVGWNWFIVAVIVMGALAAVIAMAALRPDTRRAASR is encoded by the coding sequence GTGACCGCGCCGGACTTCGCCGGTCACGTCCCCGGTTCGCGCTCGTATCGGCGTCTGATCGCCGGGCTGTTCTGCGCCGGCGTCGCCACGTTCGCTCAGCTGTACTCGCTGCAGGCCGTTCTGCCGCAGGTCAGCGACGACCTCGGCGTCGCGCCCTCCACCGCCGCGCTGACCGTGTCAGCCGCCACCCTCGGCATCGCAGCAGCCGTCATCCCCTGGTCGATGGTGGCGGACCGGATCGGCCGGATCCCCGCGATGGCGATCGGCATCCTCGCCGCGACCGCTTTCGGGCTGGCGGCGCCGTTGAGCACCGGCATCGAGATGCTGCTGGCGCTCCGTGCCGCAGAAGGGGTCGCGCTCGGCGCCGTCCCGGCGGTCGCGCTCGCGTACCTCAGCGAGGAGGTCCACGTCCGGCACGTCGCGAGGGCCGCGGGCAGCTACACCGCCGGAACGACGGTCGGCGGCCTGTCCGGACGCCTGATCGCCGGGCCGCTGGGGGAGGCCTTCGACTGGCGGATCGGCGTGTGGAGCGCCACCGTGCTGTGCGCGATCGCCGCGACGATGTTCCTCTGGCTGTCGCCCCGCGCGCGACGCTTCGTGGCCGGCCGTCACCGAGCGGATGCCGGACCGGGCAAGCTCGCACGCCTGGCCGGGGGGCTGCGCTCGCCGCAGCTGCTGGCGCTTTACGCACAGGGATTCCTGCTGATGGGCGCATTCGTCGCGGTGTACAACTACCTCGGATTCCACCTGATCGCCCCGCCGTTCCTGCTGCCGATGTGGCTGGTGACGCTGCTGTTCCTCGCCTATCTCGCCGGGACGGTCTCTTCACCGTGGGCGGGAGCGCTGGCATCCCGATACGGTCGTCGCCGCATCCTATTGAGCGCGATCGGCGTGTTCGGCCTCGGCGTCGCGCTCATGCTCGTCCCGCATCCGGTCGTCCTTCTCATCGGGCTGGTGATCTTCACCGGCGGCTTCTTCGGGGCGCACGCGATCGCGTCGAGCTGGGCGCCGGTCATCGCCGATCCCGGCAGTCGAGCGCAGGCGCCGTCGCTGTACTACTTCGCCTACTACGCCGGATCGAGCCTGTTCGGCTGGGTGCTCGGCATCGTGTTCGGCGGCGTCGGCTGGAACTGGTTCATCGTGGCGGTGATCGTGATGGGGGCGCTCGCCGCCGTCATCGCGATGGCGGCGTTGCGCCCCGACACTCGTCGCGCGGCATCTCGCTGA
- a CDS encoding TfoX/Sxy family protein, translated as MDDAATELADRVRALLMAEPGLEEKRMFGTRAFLLDGRILVGTRKEGVLLVRVTEEKGTALLTEPGVSIAVMGAKSMGPSWLDVAPTAIVSDDALMFWIDSARDSAAG; from the coding sequence ATGGATGATGCCGCAACCGAGCTCGCCGATCGCGTGCGTGCGCTGCTGATGGCCGAACCCGGGCTGGAGGAGAAGCGGATGTTCGGCACTCGCGCCTTCCTGCTCGACGGGCGAATCCTCGTGGGTACGCGTAAAGAGGGCGTGCTCCTCGTGCGCGTCACAGAAGAGAAGGGCACCGCGCTGCTGACCGAACCCGGAGTCTCGATCGCGGTGATGGGCGCGAAGTCGATGGGGCCCAGTTGGCTGGATGTGGCGCCGACGGCGATCGTGAGCGACGATGCGCTGATGTTCTGGATCGACTCGGCCAGGGACAGCGCCGCCGGGTAG
- the uvrB gene encoding excinuclease ABC subunit UvrB, whose product MQTTRSVRPFEVVSEYMPAGDQPQAIAELAARINAGETDVVLLGATGTGKSATTAWLIEQVQRPTLVMAHNKTLAAQLANEFRELMPNNAVEYFVSYYDYYQPEAYVPQTDTFIEKDSSINAEVERLRHSTTNSLLSRRDVVVVSTVSCIYGLGAPEEYLRAMVALQVGERYDRDALIRQFISMQYNRNDVDFSRGNFRVRGDTIEIIPVYEEHAIRIELFGDEIEGLYSLHPLTGDVIEKLDAVPIFPASHYVAGTDVIQRAIGTIEAELAERLAEFERQGKLLEAQRLRMRTTFDLEMLQQLGFCSGIENYSRHLDGRQAGEPPHTLLDFFPDDFLLVIDESHVTVPQIGAMYEGDASRKRTLVDHGFRLPSAMDNRPLRFDEFKNRIGQTVYLSATPGKYEMGIADGVVEQIIRPTGLVDPEIIVKPSKGQIDDLLEQIRVRVERDERVLVTTLTKKMAEELTDFLGEHGVRVRYLHSDVDTLRRVELLSELRSGIYDVLVGINLLREGLDLPEVSLVAILDADKEGFLRSGTSLIQTIGRAARNVSGQVHMYADNMTDSMAKAIEETDRRREKQVAYNLEKGIDPQPLRKRIADITDVLAREASDTQEMLRGKGKTKSGKGKSPTPQLRREGIAAEGAQQLESTIEDLSAQMLAAAAELKFELAGRLRDEVQDLKKELRAMERAGHA is encoded by the coding sequence ATGCAAACCACGCGCAGCGTCCGTCCGTTCGAGGTGGTCAGCGAGTACATGCCTGCCGGCGACCAGCCGCAGGCGATCGCCGAACTCGCGGCGCGCATCAACGCCGGCGAGACCGACGTCGTGCTGCTGGGCGCGACCGGCACCGGAAAGTCCGCCACCACCGCCTGGCTGATCGAGCAGGTGCAGCGCCCGACGCTCGTCATGGCGCACAACAAGACCCTGGCGGCGCAGCTGGCGAACGAGTTCCGCGAGCTCATGCCGAACAACGCGGTCGAGTACTTCGTCTCCTACTACGACTACTACCAGCCTGAGGCGTACGTGCCGCAGACGGACACCTTCATCGAGAAGGACTCGTCCATCAACGCCGAGGTCGAGCGGCTGCGTCACTCCACGACCAACTCGCTGCTCAGCCGGCGCGACGTGGTGGTGGTCTCGACGGTATCGTGCATCTACGGCCTCGGCGCTCCGGAGGAGTATCTGCGGGCCATGGTGGCATTGCAGGTGGGCGAGCGGTACGACCGCGACGCGCTGATCCGTCAGTTCATCTCGATGCAGTACAACCGCAACGACGTCGATTTCTCGCGCGGCAACTTCCGGGTGCGGGGCGACACGATCGAGATCATCCCGGTCTACGAGGAGCACGCGATCCGCATCGAGCTGTTCGGCGATGAGATCGAGGGGCTCTATTCGCTGCATCCGCTCACGGGTGACGTCATCGAGAAGCTGGATGCCGTCCCGATCTTCCCCGCCTCGCACTACGTGGCCGGCACCGATGTCATCCAGCGCGCGATCGGCACGATCGAAGCCGAGCTCGCGGAGCGACTCGCGGAGTTCGAGCGCCAGGGCAAGCTGCTCGAGGCGCAGCGCCTGCGCATGCGCACGACGTTCGACCTCGAGATGCTGCAGCAGCTCGGGTTCTGCTCCGGCATCGAGAACTACTCGCGTCACCTCGACGGTCGTCAGGCCGGTGAGCCGCCGCACACGCTGCTCGACTTCTTCCCCGACGACTTCCTGCTCGTGATCGACGAGTCGCACGTCACGGTGCCGCAGATCGGTGCGATGTACGAGGGCGATGCGTCGCGCAAGCGCACTCTCGTCGACCACGGATTCCGTCTGCCGAGCGCGATGGACAACCGCCCGCTGCGATTCGACGAGTTCAAGAACCGGATCGGTCAGACGGTGTATCTGTCCGCGACGCCCGGAAAGTACGAGATGGGCATCGCCGACGGCGTGGTCGAGCAGATCATCCGTCCGACAGGTCTGGTCGACCCCGAGATCATCGTCAAGCCTTCCAAGGGGCAGATCGACGATCTCCTCGAGCAGATCCGCGTGCGGGTCGAACGCGACGAGCGCGTGCTCGTCACGACGCTGACGAAGAAGATGGCCGAGGAGCTCACCGACTTCCTCGGCGAGCACGGCGTCCGGGTGCGTTACCTGCACTCCGACGTCGACACCCTGCGCCGCGTCGAGCTGCTCAGCGAGTTGCGCTCCGGCATCTACGACGTGCTCGTCGGGATCAACCTTCTGCGAGAAGGTCTTGACCTCCCCGAGGTGTCGCTGGTCGCGATCCTGGATGCCGACAAGGAGGGGTTCCTTCGGTCAGGCACCTCCCTCATCCAGACGATCGGCCGTGCGGCGCGAAACGTGTCCGGCCAGGTGCACATGTACGCCGACAACATGACCGACTCGATGGCGAAGGCGATCGAGGAGACCGACCGCCGCCGCGAGAAGCAGGTCGCCTACAACCTCGAGAAGGGCATCGACCCGCAGCCGCTGCGCAAGCGGATCGCCGACATCACCGATGTGCTCGCTCGTGAGGCATCCGACACACAGGAGATGCTGCGCGGCAAGGGCAAGACGAAGTCCGGAAAGGGCAAGAGCCCGACGCCGCAGCTGCGTCGCGAGGGTATCGCCGCCGAGGGGGCACAGCAGCTCGAGTCGACCATCGAAGACCTGTCCGCACAGATGCTCGCTGCCGCTGCGGAGCTGAAGTTCGAACTCGCCGGGCGGCTCCGAGACGAGGTGCAGGACCTCAAGAAGGAGCTGCGGGCGATGGAGCGCGCCGGCCACGCCTGA
- the coaE gene encoding dephospho-CoA kinase: protein MPLIALTGGIASGKSTIARRLREHGAIIVDADQIVRDVQAPGSPVLQEIAAAFGDDVIETSGALDRAALGARVFGDDAALKRLNAIVHPAVRAESARRFEAAFAADPDSVVVYDVPLLVEARVDDPWDTIVVAHAPAEERLRRLIELRGMEPEAAQARIDAQVPDEKRLQIADAVIDTSGTMAHTLEQTDAVWKQLTGE, encoded by the coding sequence ATGCCACTCATCGCCCTGACCGGCGGCATCGCCTCCGGGAAGTCCACGATCGCGCGTCGCCTCCGCGAGCACGGCGCGATCATCGTCGACGCGGATCAGATCGTGCGCGATGTGCAGGCTCCGGGATCGCCGGTGCTGCAGGAGATCGCCGCCGCATTCGGGGACGACGTCATCGAGACGTCGGGCGCGCTGGATCGCGCCGCGCTCGGTGCCAGGGTGTTCGGCGACGACGCGGCGCTGAAGCGGCTGAACGCGATCGTGCACCCCGCCGTCCGAGCCGAGTCGGCGCGCCGGTTCGAAGCGGCCTTCGCCGCGGATCCCGATTCGGTCGTCGTGTACGACGTGCCGCTGCTCGTGGAAGCGCGAGTGGATGATCCGTGGGACACGATCGTGGTCGCGCATGCGCCCGCCGAAGAGCGGCTGAGGAGGCTCATCGAGCTGCGCGGCATGGAACCCGAGGCAGCGCAGGCGCGCATCGACGCGCAGGTTCCCGACGAGAAGCGCCTGCAGATCGCGGACGCGGTGATCGACACGTCCGGCACGATGGCGCACACGCTCGAGCAGACGGATGCCGTCTGGAAGCAGCTCACGGGCGAGTGA
- a CDS encoding DUF4129 domain-containing protein — MKRLAYTAGLLGLFAIVMLAASVQGTPTIRPPDLAQVDGEPFEVPEPTASPSGSPAPLPEPGSDLVEAIIGVIFLIFALVAATLIAILVVRALMRAWRERPLQRRDDGGVAFEMSGEGLQEPDAAAPAIRRGIDGALRSIEERATPTEAIIAAWVGLEESAADAGLTRGRSETPAEFALRIITRRAGITQAATELLRLYERVRFGGHVADEVDRAAARAALKTIEEGWR, encoded by the coding sequence GTGAAGCGCCTCGCCTACACGGCAGGACTGCTCGGATTGTTCGCGATCGTCATGCTCGCGGCATCCGTTCAAGGTACCCCGACGATCAGGCCGCCCGACCTGGCGCAGGTGGACGGCGAACCGTTCGAAGTTCCCGAGCCGACGGCATCGCCCTCGGGATCTCCGGCACCGCTGCCGGAACCGGGATCGGATCTCGTCGAAGCGATCATCGGCGTGATCTTCCTGATCTTCGCACTTGTCGCCGCCACCCTGATCGCGATTCTCGTGGTCCGGGCGCTGATGCGCGCGTGGCGTGAGCGTCCGCTGCAGCGCCGTGACGACGGCGGCGTGGCCTTCGAGATGTCGGGGGAGGGGCTTCAGGAGCCCGATGCCGCGGCTCCCGCGATCCGACGCGGAATCGACGGTGCGCTGCGCTCCATCGAAGAGCGGGCGACACCGACCGAGGCCATCATCGCCGCCTGGGTGGGGCTCGAGGAGAGCGCGGCCGACGCCGGGCTGACCCGCGGTCGCAGCGAGACGCCGGCGGAGTTCGCACTGCGCATCATCACCAGGCGCGCCGGCATCACGCAGGCGGCGACCGAACTTCTGCGACTGTACGAGCGCGTGCGCTTCGGCGGTCACGTCGCGGACGAGGTCGACAGGGCAGCGGCGCGAGCCGCGCTGAAGACCATCGAGGAGGGCTGGCGATGA
- a CDS encoding MarR family transcriptional regulator — translation MLKLENQLCFALVTAARNVVAIYRPILEPLGLTHPQYLVMLALWERSPRSLNDLAADLALDPATASPLVKRLEKEGLIARERSSEDERRLDIRLTDAGTRLRERAVDVPRQVMAAVHMDVEQITTLRDGLSPFAGRVPA, via the coding sequence ATGCTCAAGCTCGAGAACCAGCTGTGCTTCGCGCTGGTGACCGCAGCGCGCAACGTCGTGGCGATCTACCGGCCCATCCTCGAGCCGCTCGGGCTCACACATCCGCAGTACCTCGTCATGCTCGCCCTCTGGGAGCGGTCGCCGCGGTCGCTGAACGATCTCGCTGCCGATCTCGCACTCGATCCCGCGACGGCATCGCCTCTCGTGAAGCGTCTTGAGAAGGAGGGGCTCATCGCCCGCGAGCGCAGCAGTGAGGATGAGCGCCGGCTCGACATCCGGCTCACGGATGCCGGCACCCGGCTGCGCGAGCGCGCGGTCGACGTGCCGCGACAGGTGATGGCCGCGGTGCACATGGACGTCGAGCAGATAACGACGCTGCGCGACGGGTTATCCCCATTCGCCGGTCGCGTGCCCGCCTGA
- a CDS encoding AAA family ATPase, with the protein MTQDISIAETGARILAAVRTVVVGMDDPVEIALATILAGGHVLFEDVPGLGKTLAARSLASALGLDFRRLQCTPDMLPGDVTGSYVYAPDTGEFVFRPGPIFTGLLLADEINRTTPKTQSAMLEAMAERQVTVEGNSFALPAPFHVIATSNPIEYEGTYALPEAQLDRFMVRLSVGYPEADGEAQILLNRVARQQEATHVAPVIDAAHLLEVQKAVEAIHVHPDIARYCVDLTRATRHAQNVAVGASPRGSLGLLLLGRALAALDGREFVRPDDIKRIAVPVLAHRLTLTPQAWAQGVSAEQIIRNVVGQVPVPPTVGAPA; encoded by the coding sequence ATGACGCAGGACATCTCGATCGCCGAGACGGGGGCGCGGATCCTCGCCGCCGTGCGCACTGTCGTGGTCGGCATGGACGATCCCGTCGAGATCGCACTGGCGACGATCCTTGCTGGCGGGCACGTGCTGTTCGAGGATGTGCCGGGACTCGGCAAGACGCTCGCGGCGAGAAGCCTGGCATCCGCTCTCGGGCTCGACTTCCGACGTCTGCAGTGCACGCCCGACATGCTCCCAGGTGACGTCACCGGATCATACGTCTATGCACCCGACACCGGTGAGTTCGTCTTCCGACCCGGCCCGATCTTCACCGGACTGCTGCTCGCCGACGAGATCAACCGCACCACGCCGAAGACCCAGTCCGCGATGCTCGAGGCGATGGCGGAGCGCCAGGTCACCGTCGAGGGGAACAGCTTCGCGCTGCCCGCGCCGTTCCACGTCATCGCGACGTCGAACCCCATCGAGTACGAGGGCACCTACGCCCTGCCGGAGGCGCAGCTCGACCGGTTCATGGTGCGACTCTCGGTCGGCTACCCGGAGGCAGACGGCGAAGCGCAGATCCTGCTCAATCGCGTCGCGCGTCAGCAGGAGGCGACTCACGTCGCGCCGGTGATCGACGCCGCGCACCTGCTCGAGGTGCAGAAGGCCGTGGAGGCCATCCACGTGCATCCCGACATCGCGCGCTACTGCGTCGATCTGACCCGCGCGACCAGGCACGCCCAGAACGTCGCGGTCGGCGCCTCGCCCCGCGGCTCGCTCGGACTCCTGCTGCTCGGACGCGCACTCGCCGCTCTCGACGGTCGCGAGTTCGTGCGTCCGGACGACATCAAGCGGATCGCGGTGCCCGTTCTCGCTCATCGGCTGACCCTGACGCCGCAGGCATGGGCCCAGGGCGTCAGCGCCGAGCAGATCATCCGGAACGTCGTCGGCCAGGTGCCGGTACCTCCGACGGTGGGTGCGCCGGCGTGA